The Artemia franciscana chromosome 9, ASM3288406v1, whole genome shotgun sequence region aggacgAACCCCTTCAGatacgcaataatttttgtttgttttaaattctaatgttgatccttactttcagttaaaaaacaacttgttttttattatttaatttctaactgTTTTTACTAGAAAACCCAGCGCTGCGAGGTTCTCTGAAACGCTTAATCTGACGGtaggattttcgttaagattctatcactttcaGTGGGTGTCTCCCCCTGTTTTCCGAAATAGgccaaatttcctcaggcttgtaacttttgatgggtaagacaaaacttgatgaaacttatatattttaaatcagtaataaaatgccattcttttgctATAACAATTGGtgtaaaaattccgtttttagagttttggttactattgagctgggtcgctccttactacagttcgttaccattaactgtttgacaatgggcaaagttcataaattgcagcccttcccccagggactgagggggagtaagtcttcctcaaagacatagttattagaattttcgactatgctgaacaaaatggctatctcaaattctgatccggtgactttggaataaaatgagcgtgggaggaggcctagttgccctccaatttttctgacCACTTAAatgggcattagaacttttaatttccattagatgagccctcttgcgacattctaggagcattgggtcaatacgatcacccctggggaaaaaaacaacacgtttttgcagataggagcttgaaacctctacagcaggtttctctgatacgctgaatctgatgatgtgatttttattagtattctatgacttttaggggatgtttccccttttttttagaataaaacaaattttctcaggttcgtaacttttgatgggtacgactgaacttgatgaaacttatatatttagaatcagcataaaaattggattcttttgatttatatattgGTATGGAcattccgtttttaagagtttcggttactattgagccgagtcgctccttactgcagtttgtTGCCACAAACTGTCTGACTAATTAGAACTAAATATCTAAATACaactaataaatcaaaagtatttttttatacagCAGAAACAgaacttacatatttggaaaCTTCCTATAAAACActgaatataaattaataactaTTTTGGACTTCTAATGTTAGCTTCACTATCAATTTCTTCTAGTCTCTTTTCTATGGCTTCAGTTTCTAAGCCATATTGTTTGTTATATTTAAGGGCTGTTTCCAAATGTGGCTTCTCAAGACCTGGCACATGGTCATAGATACTACGCTGCAAAAAGTCATCAACATCATTTTCTTCACGCAAATATAAGAAATATGTGAGGAAAACTGCCATACTTAGACACACAACATATGTCTGAAACCATGGAGCTGGGTCCTCGGCACCACCGGAAATAGATTGACGTCCTGTCCAAGAAGCAGCCTTACTAGCTGAGAATTTTACTGGTTTGTCATCTTCAATTTTATCGGAAGAGGCATATGTTCGTGACGAAGCCGGAAAACTGTAGCAAGacaaactttgacaaattttgaaaCATCTTTGAAAACCAACTCTTGACAAGCTATACATcctagaaaatattttgattaaaatattaatatttttgcagGGAGGATCGGTCCTGAATATAGAAGAGGTTTAAGGGAAACAGCATAGCTGCCAAATAGTGAAACAATAGTGGAAATGTAAGCAAATCTGTAAAACACTACACACAAATAAAAGGACGCTTTTGTGaacttttttagaaaaatatatcagCACTTCTCTGATGATAGAAGAGTAGCAATAGCaaacagaactttttttttaactatgacaCTGCATTATTTCTTAACAAGAATATACAATAATACTTGATCTTATAAGTGCTAATTAGAACTATAGGGCTACATTATTCTGGAACTAAAAATAgtcagattaaaaataaattaaatgtcttttttttttacagcagaaacagaatttatatatttagaaactTCCCATAAAACgctaaatataaattaattgcTATATTGGACTTCAACTGTCAGCTTCACTATCAATTTCTTCTAGTCTGTTTTCTATGGCTACAGTTTCCAAGCCATattgtttatcaaacagttcgtggtaacgaactgtagtaaggagcgacccggctcaatagtagccaaaactctaaaaaatggaattttgatatcaatagctacatcaaaagaatcgcattttaattctgattttaaatatataagtttcatcaagtttagtcttacccatcaaaaggtacgagcctgagaaaatttgcattatttaagaaaacagggagaaacaccccctaaaagtcgtagaattttaacgaaaatgacaccatcagattcagcgtaacagagaaccctaatgtagaagtttcaagctcctatctacaaaaatgtggaattttgtattttttgccagaagacaaatcacgggtgcgtgtttatttgtttgttgtttttttttcccaggggtcatcgtatcgaccaagtggtcctagaatgtcgcaagagggctcattctaacggaaatgaaaagttctagtgccctttttaagtgaccaaaaaaattggagggcatctaggccccctcccacaatcatttttttcccaaagtcaacggatcaaaattttgagatagccattttgttcagcatagtcaaaaaccataataactatgtctttggggatgatttactcccccacaatccctgggggaggggctgcaagttacaaactttgaccagtgtttacatatagtaatggttattgggaagtgtacagacgttttcagggggattttattttgtttaggggtggggctgaggggagggggctatattggaggatctttccttggaggaatctgtcatgggggaagaaaaattcaatgaaaagggcgcaggattttctagcattactataagaaaacaatgaaaaataaacatgaaaacgtttttttcaaatgaaaggaaggagtatcattgaaacttaaaacgaacagagattatgacgcatatgaggggttctaaaaatgctttagcataaagagcgaggtatttaggaggagataaatgcctcgctctttgtgctaaagtatttttagtaatttcaactatttattctacggcctttctgattcaggggtcatccttaagaattgggacaaaacttacggtttagtgtaaagagcgaggtattaacgagggtaaaaaccccctcgtatacataataaaatataagattatgaaagtttgttacgtaagttaactcttaagttacgtatattttttactaataaaaacgttcgttaaaaattaaaatgttctagttgcctttttaagtaactgaaaaattggagggcaactagacctccttctccaccccttatttctcaaaaccgtctgatcaaaactaagagaaagacatttagccaaaaaaagaattaatatacaaatttcattttaataatttatgtgcggagagccaaaaccaaacatgcattaattcaaaaacgttaagaaattaaataaaaaaaaactaatttttttagctgaaagtaaggagcgacattaaaacttaaaaccaacagaaattactccgtatatgaaatgggttgtcccctccgcaatccctcgctctttacgctaaagtttgactctttgccacaattctactttttaaaacaattaaaacactttagcgcaaagagcgagggattgcggaggggacaacccatttcatatacggagtaatttctgttcgttttaagttttaatgtcgctccttactttcagctaaaaaaattagttttttttatttaattatatttaaggGCTGATTCTAAATGTGGCAACTCAAGGCCTGACACGTGTTCATAGATGCTAAGCGGCAAAAAATCATAGGATAACAAGGATAGGCTGAGTGTAAAAGATGGAGCTGTTCTGGAGTTGTGAGGTGATTTGGGGCCTCTGTTCCATCAAAAGCTGCCTCCTCTATCCTTATACTCAAAAGAAGAATCCTGCTTGCATGGTACCACAGCTCCAACTTCTTATGCCCAGCCAACCCTTGTCAGGGCATctgttcaagttcatttatttattaatcgcacatatatatatatatatatatatatgacataggcccatggggagacaagctcgaaaaactaggcctagacaaagaataaaataataacacactacaatacaaagataaacatgacggcaaagatacaataataCAACAATAgtatgaaagtagcagctagctCACGATCATTCAATACTGTTGAAGAAATTAAGaatgtaatattattaaatataaattaatactggaagatagctgagaggcccataataacccagagcaacgaaccatacaaaaactttgcctcactaaaaagatacttgattaattaaaaataatcctgaactaaatgaaatttaagtttcttttttattaaatggatagaggaaaatttatcaataagagccttgtgagcatcccagcaccgagctattgacacaaacggagcgaatttagatctctcagtattatacttgtcaatgtagatattctttttttgtcgagtgttataattatgtaaatcttgtgattgggggaacaaactttgatggaggtaatatggcggtaatttcttaatgtcataattgattttgaaaagaattgctccaaaagcaaattgttgagagaatggaagtatatctagataagtatataaagatgcagtagaagacttatttggaagttcaataggtgatggaataaaaagtttaaggattcttagggctttattttgtaaaatctgtattggtttagtatggcttttaaatgtagataaatatactagagaacaataattaatattagtctgaatcagagcaaaataaatacttcgtaaagcagagtagggcaaacaaagctttaaccttcgcattaaaccaacataccttgaaatctttaatcgtagattttgaatgtgtgtttttaaagataagctttcgtcaatcacaagtccaaggtactttgtcattttcacccgagatattgataatagatactttgaagaagtaacccgggtaatacgagggcagatatttgactttctgccgtaaattatgaaatttgtttttgatacattcaaagcaataaaatttgaagaacaccaatcaagaacattagaaaatgcagtattcagttttgtctccaactcctcgtcattcttttcagaaattgaaactgccatatcatcagcaaaatgtgtgttgagacacggggatgtaaaagcgcggtgaaaatcatttatataaattaaaaaaaggagaggacctaggacagagccctgaggtaccccaaccttcgaagactgatgtacaggtgaagagaggaaattgcctccatctaatcgttgcttcctcttatcaagataagatttaactagatccaacgccggtccacgcacaccacaattatccaatttactaaaaagaatacaatgggatattgtatcgaatgcttttttaaaatctaaatatattgttgctggaatttcacctctatctaagcattcatgaatatattggatgagagcaacgatagcatgttcagtgttgtgtccagaccggaaaccaaactggaaatttatgaagaaattagacgatttaagaaagtcataaaacctcttataaattgccttctcaagtattttagaaaatgctgacaaaatagaaatagggcggtaatttgatggattttcaggagagtcacctttgtgaagcggaactatccgcacttctttaaaagcagatgggaaaactccagttttaaatgaaagattaattatatgctgtaatggtaatattattgcagacagtatttctttaacaattttagaactagacccgtcaattcccgctgaattacctggatttagatcacacactatttttgttatttcagaatgagaaataggcccgagaaaaattgaactactttgaggagatggaaggtatgaagaaaaatgtttattactacgtgaaccaaactggttcattactgatgaaacaattttctctcctattttagcaaaatgagtattcaaaatatcagccactttctccgatttattagtagtcgaaccatcttctaaactaataacttcaggaaaattagacttactttctttttttataaaataattaattaaagaccacgttttgcgaggagaattttgagcttcttcgaaagactttttataatacaattgtttcgaaaacgtatcattgtggttaatttatttttgaaaattctaaaaatttttaatattataatcagttggattctttaactgctttttaaataactgattttttttcttaactgatatcaaaattccagacgttatccatggccttataggaaatttttctctgcaaattttaatcgtaacaaatgggcaactagaatcaaggcagcaattgaaatttcttagaaaattatcagttgccATATCTGTATCCTCCGTGGATATTACCTCCTGTCAATCCAATAGTCCAAGGCTTTCATTCAGGTGCTTTAATGTTACTTTATTTATTAAGCGTCCttgacgttccttacttacctgtggtattttataagtaaaagctaAATCTGAAACCAGCAGGAAATGATCTGATATATCAcataaaacagcaaaatttgcttgaataggtaaagatgtaaaaatattatcaatgagagaagcagaactaggtgaaattcttgtaggtatcaggcaagtaggaagcagacacgcagaaaagcaagaagacaataactcaacagaagattcatttgaagcttctagaaggtcaatattgaaatctccggaaaggattacatctttattttgaaaatggggttgatgcaaaaaatcatggagtttagagaggaaagatttgactggagaagaaggcggtcggtatactacgcaaaaaaaaacatctttttttccaagactaatttcagtcaccattacttcaaaaagcatttcctcaTGAGAACCTTCCAGATTTGCAATGCGTCGAAAAGAGATACCTTCTTTAACTATTACTGCTAAACCACCTTGGCGCCTAGTCAatcggtttttaaaaataaattgatatccaggaaaaacaacctgaggagtcaggtctgtaagaaaagtctcacagaatccaaCGACATGACAAGATAATTTATGAACTACATCAATAAGATCATCCTGTGAACTAAAAAAAcccctacaatttaaaaatcctgttctcacaacaccggtactgggaagatcagaaacttcggaaggtaatttatatttacaatttggaaagttaattagcccaccgtcatttatcttatttcctgaaaatttatcatggctctggaatatggaaaaatcaaaagggttagaCTCAAGGTATCTCAGTCTATCCCCAATGCAATTATCATCCAATGTgcaaaatcagaattatgatccgaACTAGCAGAAACTTTTGCAAAATGCATACCGTCTGtgtcttaaagtagcaaaaacaactgaaccagtgagaactcgaaaataatgaaagaaaaagaagacaacaaaagacaaaaaaaagggaCCATGATTATTACGGCTAGAtcgtatttaaattttaaacaaaccaTGATgacgacaagaaaaaaaagaaacaaatatatatatatatatatatatatatatatatatatatatatatatatatatatatatatatatacatatacatacgcatatatatatacccatatatacacacatacatacatatctccctacaaattaaaatataacccATACTAACAGCAAAAATCATCACTTATCTCGACAAaaccccataaaaaaaaaaaagaaaaaagaaaaaagaagaactttcaactgttgtcacttaaaaggaataatagacaatttaaataatcattataaTCTTCACTGGAGTTCAATAATAACTATTAAGCTTCATGTTGGTCATCATATTTTATCCACTTATCAGAGTTCAGGTGACATACTTCTAACCATAGATCCGCTCCCTTTAGTTTGATCCTGGAGGACTCCCATTTTCCAGCTTCGCGCAGACCTTTAGCCTTAG contains the following coding sequences:
- the LOC136031256 gene encoding uncharacterized protein LOC136031256; the protein is MAMFNMIIVKLLMYSLSRVGFQRCFKICQSLSCYSFPASSRTYASSDKIEDDKPVKFSASKAASWTGRQSISGGAEDPAPWFQTYVVCLSMAVFLTYFLYLREENDVDDFLQRSIYDHVPGLEKPHLETALKYNKQYGLETEAIEKRLEEIDSEANIRSPK